One region of Strigops habroptila isolate Jane chromosome 11, bStrHab1.2.pri, whole genome shotgun sequence genomic DNA includes:
- the ABHD6 gene encoding monoacylglycerol lipase ABHD6 isoform X3, which yields MPSFCWRRILWGRGDAVCWERGPEGGPQYPYPIPPPRRGLSPGALVTRAVPCILCCVRVRQDGDGDRVRKQDGHGCFQTLPLPTVSGTCAERRRGSLQSRGRPGYRPSILMLHGFSAHKDMWLSIVKFVECINLNRRPFHLVGTSMGGNVAGVYAAQYPEDICSLTLICPAGLPSVTDSKFIKQLRELKESERIDRIPLIPSTPEEMADMLKLCSYVRFKVPQQILQGLVDVRIPHNDFYRKLFLEIANEKSRHSLHENMSKIKVPTQVIWGRQDQVLDVSGANVLSSAIPDCHVYILENCGHSVVVERPRKTANLILEFLALLHNTDNNKKQA from the exons ATGCCATCATTTTGTTGGAGGAGGATACTTTGGGGCAGAGGGgatgctgtgtgctgggagaGGGGACCTGAAGGTGGTCCCCAGTACCCTTACCCCATCCCTCCGCCCCGGAGAGGGCTGAGTCCGGGCGCACTCGTGACACGAGCTGTGCCGTGCATCCTCTGCTGTGTGCGTGTGCggcaggatggggatggtgaCAGGGTCCGGAAGCAGGACGGGCACGGG TGTTTTCAGACACTGCCGCTACCCACAGTGAGCGGGACCTGTGCCGAGAGGAGGAGGGGATCTCTGCAAA GCAG AGGGAGACCTGGATACCGACCGTCCATCCTGATGCTACATGGGTTCTCAGCCCATAAAGACATGTGGCTGTCCATAGTCAAG TTTGTGGAATGCATCAATCTGAACAGAAGGCCCTTTCATCTGGTTGGAACGTCCATGGGGGGAAATGTTGCCGGTGTCTATGCTGCTCAGTACCCAGAGGACATTTGCAGCCTGACCCTCATCTGTCCTGCAG GTCTGCCAAGTGTCACCGACAGCAAGTTCATAAAGCAGCTCCGGGAGCTGAAGGAGTCTGAACGCATCGACAGGATCCCTTTAATTCCCTCGACACCCGAGGAGATGGCAGATATGCTGAAGCTTTGCTCCTATGTTCGCTTCAAGGTGCCGCAGCAG ATCCTCCAGGGCCTCGTCGATGTTCGCATCCCACACAATGACTTCTATCGGAAAC TGTTTTTAGAAATCGCAAATGAAAAGTCCAGGCACTCTCTGCATGAGAACATGAGCAAGATCAAAGTGCCAACGCAGGTCATCTGGGGAAGGCAGGACCAG GTCCTGGATGTTTCTGGTGCCAATGTTTTATCGAGTGCTATCCCAGACTGCCACGTGTACATCCTGGAGAACTGCGGGCACTCCGTGGTGGTGGAGCGGCCCCGCAAGACGGCCAACCTTATCCTGGAGTTCCTGGCGCTGCTGCACAACACGGACAACAACAAGAAGCAGGCATGA
- the ABHD6 gene encoding monoacylglycerol lipase ABHD6 isoform X1, translated as MPSFCWRRILWGRGDAVCWERGPEGGPQYPYPIPPPRRGLSPGALVTRAVPCILCCVRVRQDGDGDRVRKQDGHGCFQTLPLPTVSGTCAERRRGSLQSRGRPGYRPSILMLHGFSAHKDMWLSIVKFLPKNLHLVCVDMPGHEGTTRSALDDYSINGQAKRIHQFVECINLNRRPFHLVGTSMGGNVAGVYAAQYPEDICSLTLICPAGLPSVTDSKFIKQLRELKESERIDRIPLIPSTPEEMADMLKLCSYVRFKVPQQILQGLVDVRIPHNDFYRKLFLEIANEKSRHSLHENMSKIKVPTQVIWGRQDQVLDVSGANVLSSAIPDCHVYILENCGHSVVVERPRKTANLILEFLALLHNTDNNKKQA; from the exons ATGCCATCATTTTGTTGGAGGAGGATACTTTGGGGCAGAGGGgatgctgtgtgctgggagaGGGGACCTGAAGGTGGTCCCCAGTACCCTTACCCCATCCCTCCGCCCCGGAGAGGGCTGAGTCCGGGCGCACTCGTGACACGAGCTGTGCCGTGCATCCTCTGCTGTGTGCGTGTGCggcaggatggggatggtgaCAGGGTCCGGAAGCAGGACGGGCACGGG TGTTTTCAGACACTGCCGCTACCCACAGTGAGCGGGACCTGTGCCGAGAGGAGGAGGGGATCTCTGCAAA GCAG AGGGAGACCTGGATACCGACCGTCCATCCTGATGCTACATGGGTTCTCAGCCCATAAAGACATGTGGCTGTCCATAGTCAAG TTCCTGCCGAAGAACCTGCACTTGGTGTGTGTTGACATGCCCGGGCATGAGGGCACAACCCGCTCGGCCTTGGATGACTACTCCATTAATGGACAAGCTAAAAGAATACACCAG TTTGTGGAATGCATCAATCTGAACAGAAGGCCCTTTCATCTGGTTGGAACGTCCATGGGGGGAAATGTTGCCGGTGTCTATGCTGCTCAGTACCCAGAGGACATTTGCAGCCTGACCCTCATCTGTCCTGCAG GTCTGCCAAGTGTCACCGACAGCAAGTTCATAAAGCAGCTCCGGGAGCTGAAGGAGTCTGAACGCATCGACAGGATCCCTTTAATTCCCTCGACACCCGAGGAGATGGCAGATATGCTGAAGCTTTGCTCCTATGTTCGCTTCAAGGTGCCGCAGCAG ATCCTCCAGGGCCTCGTCGATGTTCGCATCCCACACAATGACTTCTATCGGAAAC TGTTTTTAGAAATCGCAAATGAAAAGTCCAGGCACTCTCTGCATGAGAACATGAGCAAGATCAAAGTGCCAACGCAGGTCATCTGGGGAAGGCAGGACCAG GTCCTGGATGTTTCTGGTGCCAATGTTTTATCGAGTGCTATCCCAGACTGCCACGTGTACATCCTGGAGAACTGCGGGCACTCCGTGGTGGTGGAGCGGCCCCGCAAGACGGCCAACCTTATCCTGGAGTTCCTGGCGCTGCTGCACAACACGGACAACAACAAGAAGCAGGCATGA
- the ABHD6 gene encoding monoacylglycerol lipase ABHD6 isoform X5, protein MCFQTLPLPTVSGTCAERRRGSLQSRGRPGYRPSILMLHGFSAHKDMWLSIVKFLPKNLHLVCVDMPGHEGTTRSALDDYSINGQAKRIHQFVECINLNRRPFHLVGTSMGGNVAGVYAAQYPEDICSLTLICPAGLPSVTDSKFIKQLRELKESERIDRIPLIPSTPEEMADMLKLCSYVRFKVPQQILQGLVDVRIPHNDFYRKLFLEIANEKSRHSLHENMSKIKVPTQVIWGRQDQVLDVSGANVLSSAIPDCHVYILENCGHSVVVERPRKTANLILEFLALLHNTDNNKKQA, encoded by the exons ATG TGTTTTCAGACACTGCCGCTACCCACAGTGAGCGGGACCTGTGCCGAGAGGAGGAGGGGATCTCTGCAAA GCAG AGGGAGACCTGGATACCGACCGTCCATCCTGATGCTACATGGGTTCTCAGCCCATAAAGACATGTGGCTGTCCATAGTCAAG TTCCTGCCGAAGAACCTGCACTTGGTGTGTGTTGACATGCCCGGGCATGAGGGCACAACCCGCTCGGCCTTGGATGACTACTCCATTAATGGACAAGCTAAAAGAATACACCAG TTTGTGGAATGCATCAATCTGAACAGAAGGCCCTTTCATCTGGTTGGAACGTCCATGGGGGGAAATGTTGCCGGTGTCTATGCTGCTCAGTACCCAGAGGACATTTGCAGCCTGACCCTCATCTGTCCTGCAG GTCTGCCAAGTGTCACCGACAGCAAGTTCATAAAGCAGCTCCGGGAGCTGAAGGAGTCTGAACGCATCGACAGGATCCCTTTAATTCCCTCGACACCCGAGGAGATGGCAGATATGCTGAAGCTTTGCTCCTATGTTCGCTTCAAGGTGCCGCAGCAG ATCCTCCAGGGCCTCGTCGATGTTCGCATCCCACACAATGACTTCTATCGGAAAC TGTTTTTAGAAATCGCAAATGAAAAGTCCAGGCACTCTCTGCATGAGAACATGAGCAAGATCAAAGTGCCAACGCAGGTCATCTGGGGAAGGCAGGACCAG GTCCTGGATGTTTCTGGTGCCAATGTTTTATCGAGTGCTATCCCAGACTGCCACGTGTACATCCTGGAGAACTGCGGGCACTCCGTGGTGGTGGAGCGGCCCCGCAAGACGGCCAACCTTATCCTGGAGTTCCTGGCGCTGCTGCACAACACGGACAACAACAAGAAGCAGGCATGA
- the ABHD6 gene encoding monoacylglycerol lipase ABHD6 isoform X4: MAACTLFLLGTSARFGLYYTKDHIYINRGKVGHKTLPLPTVSGTCAERRRGSLQSRGRPGYRPSILMLHGFSAHKDMWLSIVKFLPKNLHLVCVDMPGHEGTTRSALDDYSINGQAKRIHQFVECINLNRRPFHLVGTSMGGNVAGVYAAQYPEDICSLTLICPAGLPSVTDSKFIKQLRELKESERIDRIPLIPSTPEEMADMLKLCSYVRFKVPQQILQGLVDVRIPHNDFYRKLFLEIANEKSRHSLHENMSKIKVPTQVIWGRQDQVLDVSGANVLSSAIPDCHVYILENCGHSVVVERPRKTANLILEFLALLHNTDNNKKQA, from the exons ATGGCAGCTTGCACTTTGTTCCTGCTTGGAACAAGTGCCCGGTTTGGGCTTTACTATACAAAAGACCATATTTACATAAACCGGGGAAAGGTTGGTCACAAG ACACTGCCGCTACCCACAGTGAGCGGGACCTGTGCCGAGAGGAGGAGGGGATCTCTGCAAA GCAG AGGGAGACCTGGATACCGACCGTCCATCCTGATGCTACATGGGTTCTCAGCCCATAAAGACATGTGGCTGTCCATAGTCAAG TTCCTGCCGAAGAACCTGCACTTGGTGTGTGTTGACATGCCCGGGCATGAGGGCACAACCCGCTCGGCCTTGGATGACTACTCCATTAATGGACAAGCTAAAAGAATACACCAG TTTGTGGAATGCATCAATCTGAACAGAAGGCCCTTTCATCTGGTTGGAACGTCCATGGGGGGAAATGTTGCCGGTGTCTATGCTGCTCAGTACCCAGAGGACATTTGCAGCCTGACCCTCATCTGTCCTGCAG GTCTGCCAAGTGTCACCGACAGCAAGTTCATAAAGCAGCTCCGGGAGCTGAAGGAGTCTGAACGCATCGACAGGATCCCTTTAATTCCCTCGACACCCGAGGAGATGGCAGATATGCTGAAGCTTTGCTCCTATGTTCGCTTCAAGGTGCCGCAGCAG ATCCTCCAGGGCCTCGTCGATGTTCGCATCCCACACAATGACTTCTATCGGAAAC TGTTTTTAGAAATCGCAAATGAAAAGTCCAGGCACTCTCTGCATGAGAACATGAGCAAGATCAAAGTGCCAACGCAGGTCATCTGGGGAAGGCAGGACCAG GTCCTGGATGTTTCTGGTGCCAATGTTTTATCGAGTGCTATCCCAGACTGCCACGTGTACATCCTGGAGAACTGCGGGCACTCCGTGGTGGTGGAGCGGCCCCGCAAGACGGCCAACCTTATCCTGGAGTTCCTGGCGCTGCTGCACAACACGGACAACAACAAGAAGCAGGCATGA
- the ABHD6 gene encoding monoacylglycerol lipase ABHD6 isoform X2: MDLDVLNMFVIAGGTLAIPILAFVASFLLWPSALIRIYYWYWRRALGMQVRYANYDDYQFCYSYRGRPGYRPSILMLHGFSAHKDMWLSIVKFLPKNLHLVCVDMPGHEGTTRSALDDYSINGQAKRIHQFVECINLNRRPFHLVGTSMGGNVAGVYAAQYPEDICSLTLICPAGLPSVTDSKFIKQLRELKESERIDRIPLIPSTPEEMADMLKLCSYVRFKVPQQILQGLVDVRIPHNDFYRKLFLEIANEKSRHSLHENMSKIKVPTQVIWGRQDQVLDVSGANVLSSAIPDCHVYILENCGHSVVVERPRKTANLILEFLALLHNTDNNKKQA, translated from the exons atggaCCTGGATGTGCTGAACATGTTTGTCATCGCCGGTGGCACCCTGGCCATCCCCATCCTGGCCTTTGTGGCCTCATTCCTTCTCTGGCCCTCAGCACTTATCCGCATCTACTACTG GTACTGGCGCCGAGCCTTGGGTATGCAGGTTAGATATGCGAACTACGATGACTATCAGTTTTGTTATTCCTATAGAGGGAGACCTGGATACCGACCGTCCATCCTGATGCTACATGGGTTCTCAGCCCATAAAGACATGTGGCTGTCCATAGTCAAG TTCCTGCCGAAGAACCTGCACTTGGTGTGTGTTGACATGCCCGGGCATGAGGGCACAACCCGCTCGGCCTTGGATGACTACTCCATTAATGGACAAGCTAAAAGAATACACCAG TTTGTGGAATGCATCAATCTGAACAGAAGGCCCTTTCATCTGGTTGGAACGTCCATGGGGGGAAATGTTGCCGGTGTCTATGCTGCTCAGTACCCAGAGGACATTTGCAGCCTGACCCTCATCTGTCCTGCAG GTCTGCCAAGTGTCACCGACAGCAAGTTCATAAAGCAGCTCCGGGAGCTGAAGGAGTCTGAACGCATCGACAGGATCCCTTTAATTCCCTCGACACCCGAGGAGATGGCAGATATGCTGAAGCTTTGCTCCTATGTTCGCTTCAAGGTGCCGCAGCAG ATCCTCCAGGGCCTCGTCGATGTTCGCATCCCACACAATGACTTCTATCGGAAAC TGTTTTTAGAAATCGCAAATGAAAAGTCCAGGCACTCTCTGCATGAGAACATGAGCAAGATCAAAGTGCCAACGCAGGTCATCTGGGGAAGGCAGGACCAG GTCCTGGATGTTTCTGGTGCCAATGTTTTATCGAGTGCTATCCCAGACTGCCACGTGTACATCCTGGAGAACTGCGGGCACTCCGTGGTGGTGGAGCGGCCCCGCAAGACGGCCAACCTTATCCTGGAGTTCCTGGCGCTGCTGCACAACACGGACAACAACAAGAAGCAGGCATGA
- the GHRL gene encoding LOW QUALITY PROTEIN: appetite-regulating hormone (The sequence of the model RefSeq protein was modified relative to this genomic sequence to represent the inferred CDS: deleted 1 base in 1 codon; substituted 2 bases at 2 genomic stop codons), whose product MVVPITLRLGRQWEQEGQSWWQLLLALSMCPATVEGGNVVPSKRGFDTCLRKIITFLRGTLLGIILCSILWAETTLPRYSFACFPATKGSKKPTAQLHSXGTXGFWDTDEAGADDSSNSIEIEFNVPFEIGGKITEESYEYRKYGQALEKMLGDVFEENA is encoded by the exons ATGGTGGTGCCCATCACCCTGCGCCTGGGGCgtcagtgggagcaggagggacagAGCTGGTGGCAGCTGCTCCTGGCACTTAGTATGTGCCCAGCTACTGTTGAAGGGGGAAATGTGGTGCCCTCAAAACGTGG GTTTGACACCTGCCTCAGGAAGATAATCACTTTTCTCAGAGGTACTCTGCTGGGAATTATTCTTTGCAGCATCCTGTGGGCAGAAACTACTCTGCCTCG AtattcttttgcttgttttccagcaACAAAAGGatccaaaaaacccacagcacaaCTACATAGTTGAGGCACATAAGGCTTTTGGGATACAGATGAAGCAGGGGCAGATGACAGCAGTAACAGTATTGAAATTGag TTTAATGTTCCCTTTGAAATCGGTGGCAAGATAACAGAAGAA AGTTACGAATATCGCAAATACGGACAAGCGCTGGAGAAGATGCTAGGGGACGTGTTTGAAGAGAATGCTTAA